TATCCTGGTTGTCCTCTACAGAAGGCTGTTCTCACAGCGAATTCAACCTCAAGACTGTTCCCCACCATCCCAGAAGGCAAACGAATTAAGAACATGACTATTTCTGAGTACTTCAAGGCATTTCTGAAGTTGAtttagagaaaatatgtgaaCGAATAGAGAATTCAGTGGAgagatggaaattaaaaaatttatcaaattgaataaaataaaaatttaaaaaatcatcaaattgAAATGCTGGTAATAAAAAATACTGTGAATAATTTTTGATAGGAAATGAAGAATTCTTTCGATAGGACTATCTTTATCTAGATGCAATAAAGCCATGGAAAGAAtctgtgaacttgaagataggtcaataaaaattacccaaattgaaatacaaagagaaaaaagactggaaaaataagaaaatccaaCAGCTATAAGACAACATAAATAAGTCTCACATATGAGTTACTGGAatcccagagggagaagaaagaatgtggcaaaataaatatttgaagaaataaaggccaagaattttcagaaaacaatgaaagataTAAACTACAGACCAAGAAGTTCACAGAAGAACACCAGAACAGAATAGGATAAgcaccagcacacacacacacacacacacacacacacacacacgcacacacacacacaccacataccacACACGCACATTCACCTGgacatatcatattcaaactactgaaaaccaaaaacaaagagtaaaaccTGAAGGCAGTCAGGGAAAACATttacacacagagaaacaaatataagAATTGCAGCATCCTCATCAGAAATCATGCAACCAGAAGACAAGAAGTGATATCTTTAAAATGCTGACACAAAAacactgtcaacccagaattctatacccagagaaaatatttttcaaaaatgaaggagaaataaagattttttaaaaaagacaaacaaaaaactaacataTTCACTACCAGGAGATCTGTGTTACAAAAAGTGTTAAAGGAAGTAACTCAGGAAGAAGGAATATGATAACAGTTACCtacaagaagaaacaaatatctttggaaatggttaaaagaaaggtaaatataaaagtttttaaacttatttatttattttttaaaatttatttatttttggctgtgttgggtcttcgtttctgtgtgagggctttctctagttgcggtgagcgggggccactcttcatcgtggtgtgcgggcctctcactatcgcggcctctcttgttgcggagcacaggctccagccacgcaggctcagtagttgtggctcacgggcccagttgctccgcggcatgtgggatcttcccagaccagggctcaaacccgtgtcccctgcattggcaggctctagttaataataataataataatctgtttTATTATCAGCTCCAACTATcaacaaagatttagaaaaagaTGTTCAAGAGGCTAGGGCAAAGTCTTGTTCTTTTATCCCTTCCTTTTGTGAATAGGAATTAAGACTCTATATCCAATAACATTACATAACACTTTAGAGAAGACAAGTACATGCTGatcttggtttttcttcttctgatcaGTGGCTATGTTACTCCTGGTGTATGTGGAGGTGGAGAACAGGAGAGGGGAGATCTTGCTTTTATTGTGACTGTGGCACAATGAACAGGGACTCCCTCTAGTGCTGCTTTAACATCATCATCCTACTTGAAGGAAGATAGCGTCTTCCCTTTGGCCTTAGCTGCCTTGTGAGTTGGTAAATTCCCATCTTTGGTGTTTAAGCTCTTAAGTTAAACTCTAAAATATTATGAATCTTTTTGAACCCTAACTTCCAAGATTCCAAGATGACAAGCTTCTAGAATTCTGAGATTCTGTGCTCTAGTGGAGAATCTCAAGGCTGTTATCCTGGTTGTCCTCTACAGAAGGCTGTTCTCACAGCGAATTCAACCTCAAGACTGTTCCCCACCATCCCAGAAGGCAAACGAATTAAGAACATGACTATTTCTGAGTACTTCAAGGCATTTCTGAAGTTGAtttagagaaaatatgtgaaCGAATAGAGAATTCAGTGGAgagatggaaattaaaaaatttatcaaattgaataaaataaaaatttaaaaaatcatcaaattgAAATGCTGGTAATAAAAAATACTGTGAATAATTTTTGATAGGAAATGAAGAATTCTTTCGATAGGATTATCTTTATCTAGATGCAATAAAGCCATGGAAAGAAtctgtgaacttgaagataggtcaataaaaattacccaaattgaaatacaaagagaaaaaagactggaaaaataagaaaatccaaCAGCTATAAGACAACATAAATAAGTCTCACATATGAGTTACTGGAatcccagagggagaagaaagaatgtggcaaaataaatatttgaagaaataaaggccaagaattttcagaaaacaatgaaagataTAAACTACAGACCAAGAAGTTCACAGAAGAACACCAGAACAGAATAGGATAAgcaccagcacacacacacacacacacacacacacacacacgcacacacacacacaccacataccacACACGCACATTCACCTGgacatatcatattcaaactactgaaaaccaaaaacaaagagtaaaaccTGAAGGCAGTCAGGGAAAACATttacacacagagaaacaaatataagAATTGCAGCATCCTCATCAGAAATCATGCAACCAGAAGACAAGAAGTGATATCTTTAAAATGCTGACACAAAAacactgtcaacccagaattctatacccagagaaaatatttttcaaaaatgaaggagaaataaagattttttaaaaaagacaaacaaaaaactaacataTTCACTACCAGGAGATCTGTGTTACAAAAAGTGTTAAAGGAAGTAACTCAGGAAGAAGGAATATGATAACAGTTACCtacaagaagaaacaaatatctttggaaatggttaaaagaaaggtaaatataaaagtttttaaacttatttatttattttttaaaatttatttatttttggctgtgttgggtcttcgtttctgtgtgagggctttctctagttgcggtgagcgggggccactcttcatcgtggtgtgcgggcctctcactatcgcggcctctcttgttgcggagcacaggctccagccacgcaggctcagtagttgtggctcacgggcccagttgctccgcggcatgtgggatcttcccagaccagggctcaaacccgtgtcccctgcattggcaggcggattctcaaccactgcgccaccagggaagcccttaaacttatttttaattgctcttaAAGAGATCTGATTATCTCAAGCAGGGATCATCAAACTATAGTCTGTGGGCTGGCTgcctatttttatgtttttggggttttttttagattaaaaaatgtatttatattttttaaattaattaattaacttatttatttttggttgcattgggtcttgattgctgagcatgggctttctctagttgtggcaagcaggggcttctcttcgttgtggtgtgcgggcttctcattgcggtggcttctcttattgtggagcacgggctctagatgcacgggcttcagtagttgcggcacatgggcttagttgctccgtggcatgtgggatcttcctggaccaggattgaacccatgtcccctggattggcaggcagattcttaaccactgtgccaccagggaagtcccttttatgAGTAAAGTTTATTAGAACACAGTGATTCTCATAacttatgtattgtctatggctgcttcttttattgaagcatagttgctgtacaatattatataagttacaggtgtacaatatagtggttcacaatttttaaaggttatactctatttatagttattataaaatattggctatattccccatgttgtacaatatatccttgtagcttattttatacttagtagtttgtacctctcaatcccctacccctatatgcccctccccacttccctctgcccactggtaaccactaatttgttctctatatctgggagtctgattcctttttgctatattcactagtttgctgtattttatgtgtgtgatgtatatacatcacatcttctttatccattcatctgtttatggacacttaggttgcttccatattttggcaactgtaaataatgctgctatgaacattggggtaaatgtatttttttctaattagtgcttttgttttttttgtatatacatctgggagtggaattcctgggtcatatggtagttctatttttagttttttgagaaacctccatactgttttccacagtggctgcaccaatttacattcccaccagcaatgtacgagggttcccttttccccgcATCCTCTATGGCTGCTTCTGAGTTATAATGGCCGGGTTGAGTAGTTGCAATAGAGGCTGAATGGACGGAAAGGATAAAATACttgctatctggccctttaatAAAGAGTTTGACAACCCCTGGTTTAAAGCAAAAACAGCAGCAATGTATCATGGGTTTATAgcatacataaaaaaaaatatgacaaaaatggcTCAAAGATGGAAGGGAGGACTTGGTAGTATACTATTGTAAGGTTCTTATACTACACATGAAATGGTATATTATTATTTGAAGTAATCTGTGATTAATTAAAGATGTATATTATAAACCACAGGGCAACTACTAAAAGAGGTATACATAATAAGACAGACTCTTAATAACTATTCAATGAATccaagaggaaacagaaagaagaaatggcaaagaacagatgaaacaaatagaaaacaattaacaaaatgttagATTTTAGTCCAACcgtatcaataatcacattaaatataaatggtctaaacacacaaattaaaagacagagatagtCAAattggatataaaaacaagatccaactaaATGCTCCCTACAAGGAGCCCACTTAAACTATAAAGACATAAATCTGCTAAAATTAAgggataaaatttatttcatgcaAACACTAATTTAAAGAAACGTGGAGTGACTctattaatattagacaaagtagACTCTGGAACAAGGAATATTGTCAGAGATAAAGAGAGACATTTTATAGTGATTAAGTGGTCAATTCATCAAGACAAATCTAAATGATGTAAATGCATATGCATCTAACAacaaagcttcaaaatatatgaagcaaaaacagacagatttgaaagaagaaatagacaaattcacaagTATATTTGTAGACTTCAATACTCCCCTTCCAGTAATCAATAGAATAGatggaaaatcagtaaggatatataagacctgaacaacactatcaatcaACTTGGCCTACGTAATGTTTATAGTATGTTCCATCTAAcagcagtagaatacacattcttttcaagtgcacaagcACACACCAAGATAAactatattctgggccataaaacaaacacacaaatttacaaaaattgaaatcacagaaaaagaatgttctctgacaaaaatggaattaaagtagaaatcaattaacagaaagatatctggaaacccaccaaatatttgaaaattaacacatttctaaataacccatgcGTGAAAGAGAGTTGTAatgataattagaaaatattttgaattgaatgaaaagaaagcacaACATGTCAAAATGTGTGGGTTGCAGTTAAAGCAGGGtttagagcagcactgtccaatagaaatataatgtgagtcaTGAAAGCAagtcatatatgtaattttaatttgtctAGTATCCACTttgaaagaagcaaaaacaagcagaattaattttaaatactttactgaacacaatatatccaaaatattactatttcatgtataacaataaaaaaattattaatgagatattttacactttggtaatgaattttcaaaatctgGTGTTTATTTTACACTACGGCACATCTAAATTcagactagtcacatttcaaatgcttaatAACCACATGTGACTACTGTATTAATGCAGGCTTACAGGATactttatagcattaaatgcttatataagAAAAGAGGATAAGTCTCTGATCAATGATCTAAGCTCCCATGtcaagaagatagaaaaaaaatttagctcAAAGtaagctgaaggaaagaaataatacacaTAAGAGGAGAAATCCatagaattgaaaacagaaaaacaatcaaTGAACCAAACTTTgtttcaaaaaaatcaataaaagtgatTTTATCTATCCAGACGGATCATGTTGGCATACAATTCCAGAAAGTTGATAGATCATTGTTCAGGTTCTCAGATTAAGCCTTTTAAAACTAGAGGGCTGGTTGTTGAACTTACTTTCCATCCCGATCTAGAACTTACACTGTTTTTAGTGCTTGAAGATATTATGATCATTTCTTTAAGTTGACTAACGTCAAATCTGATTCTCCTGGTTTCTCACAGTTACCCTTACCTGGGGACGCCTGTCATCTGGATGGTGATGTTCACTTTCTATGTACATCTCTTGCTATTAACACCACCTATCCTCCATCAATTCCCTCTTCTTTTGGTGCAGAACCCCATTTTTGATTTGCGGTACCACCCCTCTCTCATTGCATGGGCATCTTGGTGGCATTGTCAATCAGAATGCCCCAACCTTCCTTGCACAGTGGATGAGCATGTGCAACTGGACTCTCTCTCCATAGAGTCTGCATCTTGAGCAGGGAGCCCAAGGACAGAAAACAGGTGGAGGAAATTTATCCTAGATACAGAGTCTCTTCATTCCTCTGACTTTAATCTTAAGCTCCACCTGGTTTCTGTCTTTTTCAAGATCTTCTTTAGCTTTTCCTTTGACTCTGTGAGCTACCCCCAAACCCCTTTGTTTTAGCCTAAGTTGGCCAGAGTTGTATTCTGTTGCTTGCTACCAAAGAACCTAACCGATGAGGTCCTCTTAGGCTCAGCTTAATTCTACAAAGACATGCTCTGCCTGGAGTTTCCCTAGGGAGGTCCTGGTGGCCTGACTACTGGAAATTTCTGGGGCCTGGTGGAGAGATAGGAAAGAAGCAAGGCTGTCTGCCTTTTACTCACATGTCAGACAGATCATGGCAGCACAGATGCCCAGGTCTACCACGAAGGTCCAGAGCTTCAGTATCTGGGAAACAGCGAAGTGCACGATGGTCTCTGAGGGGACACAGAACTGTGGGGGGTTGATGGGGTAAATATCATCCAAGGAGAGGAGCTTGACTGACTTGTACCACCTGTAAAGGCAAAGGGAGTCAAGAAAAATCCATTTGCAGATACCAGCAGCACCTGGAGGACCTGTTGAGGAATAGTGGGGAAACCAGAGCATGAGGCCGAAATTGGGAATTGTCAAAATTGTCTTGAATAATCCCTTAAACACCCTAAAATACAGCAATGTGTTTAGAGGCCATATAGTAGAAAATATTATAGACATATCTCTAGGCACAAGAGTCTCACCCTATGAAGGGCATGAAGGGACCAAGACCTAACAGAGATGTGGATCCACATTTCCCATCCCAACTCCTTCAGAAACATCTATTCAATGAATGTGGTGATGGGTGAAACTGCCTGCACCTCAAAAATAACTCCCTGTCTCATAATTGAATCTGCGTGAGATCAGAGAGTATATAATGTGTATGCTGGAAAAAATGGATTGAGTTTCAGAAgacctgaattctaactcagccTCTACCACTATCTAGATGACTTTACTTCCACTGAACTTCatttgtctcatctgtaaaattgggatataCTCTGTACATGCTAAAAAGTAGGGGCTGGAAATGATGGTCATTGAAAGTATATGATAACGAAATGCTCACAACATAGAACTCATTTTTATCAAGAGTAGAAAAAATACATTGCTTTTTAGTggacaaaagacagagaaaagattaGTGATTACGTTACTGTAATGCTCAAAAAGCCtttaatggtatctcattgcCTATAGGAAAGAGTTCCAAACTTGAGCCTGGGATTCAAAGCCCATTGTATTTCAAGTCCAATTCCCACTATCTCATCTCACAATACAGGTAGTCCCTCGCTCTGTCTCCACCTTATGTGCTCAACACTGCAACCAGACTAGACAATCAGAGGCATTCCCTGAGCGTGAGATACACCTTTACAATCAGTGTCTTTGCacgtgctgtttcctctgctaaTAATGCCCTTTCCCTCCATTTGTAACCTGTTACACTCCTGTTCATGGTTCAAGTCTCAGAGGCTTCTGTGATGCCTCTCTGTTCCCTGGTCAGGATTAATTCTCCTTCTTTTGAGCTCCCTTCTGAGGACACTTGGTCCTCACCCAGGTTACAGAGCGTCTCACATGGACTGTGAATtggctgtgtgtgtgtagtcAACCTCTCCATGAGGCTAGGGAATGTGGCCAAGTCATGTCAGGATCCCTTGACTTGGTCCTTATCTATGATAAGGACAAACGAGATCATGTAAACTACTTAGTACATGGGAAACAcgcaataaatacttattattctttcttctccattttattaACGATGAGTATGAATTATTCAGAAAACTAAGTGATCAcgattacattttttaaacattatttatatattagatTAAGATGTGAATTTCTGTTCTTTAGGACCATTAACTTACAGTAGCCAAAACTCAGGGGGTCACACATAAGAAAAAATGTATCCTGgtttagattttcctttttttaaagaaagaagaatgatgtGTATGGGATTGCATTTTTTTGGGAGATAAtattaataactaaaatttattaaGCCACTTCTAtatgacaggcactgtgctaagctatTTACTCGGGTTTATATAGATTATTTCCGACTACAACCCCATGAAGCaaatactgttattattatttttttaattgaagtaaagatgacttacaatgttatactactttcaagtgtacaacatagtgatttgatatttttgcaGATTACACTACACTTAAaggtattacaaaatattggctataatccctgtgttgtacattacatccttgtatcttatttattttaaacatagtagtttgtacctcttaatcctgtACTCCTATATTggccttccctcttccctctctccactgataaccactagttttttctctgtatctgtgagcctgtttctgttttgttattgtcattcgttttattttttagattccacatataagtaaaaacatacagtatgtgtctttctttgtctaacttacttcacataataccctccagattcatccatgttaagCAGGTactgttatcccattttacaggtgaggaagctgagcctTTGACGGGTTAAGTAATATTACCAAGGTCATGCAGGTAGCAAGTGGGGAGCATGGACATAGCTTTAGGTCTGACTGGCTTCAGAAACACACTCTTAATCATTTCACGAGGGCTCAGAGAGACAGCCTCTCCATGTGGTAGAGTTCTCTGTTACCCACACTCTCCTTGTCAGTGATGTGAAAGATGCAAGAGAAGTTGGAGTATTTCGTGACCATCAGGATTTTGACCAGAGCAGTATGAATCCACATGGACGTCCCTGTGGGCCTGGCAAAATTAATAGCAACCACCACCCAATCACACGTGTAGAGTTTATAAAGTACCTTCATAACCTTACCTCTCGGGATCCTCACACCAACTCCTGGCCCCAGGCAGACAGCTCTCAGCTGTAGCTCACCATTTGAAGCTTCCTGCATCTGCCTTTAAGAACGGAACACTTTCAGTTGTATTCATCCCACGCACAGACACAAGAGAACGTTCCCAGTGAGGTTGTTAATGTAAGGGCATAAAGCGGGGAGCAGAATGCAAGAGGGGGTCCATGTGCCTGAGACCCTGAGCACTTTTGGAAAGTCAAGATGGTGAGTAAAAGGGAGAAGCTGCTAGCTACCCTATAGTGATATCCCACTTACCACCCTTTTCAATGAGTCTCACACCTTGCCTGAGGCTTACTGAGAAGTGGTAAGAATGTCTATTAAATGATCTGTGGTCCCCAGATTTGGCTGTAATTATTATATGCTCTAATAGACCTCAGTTGGATTAACTGACCCAGCAACCATTACTCCTTCAGTTAACAGGAGTCACTCTGTCACCGCTCTCAGTTCACTAGGTTCAGGGTCCCCCCACCCACTCCAGCAAGGGATGTGATCCAGGCCCAGCCAACCAGCATATTTTATCTACTGGCCATAGGACTGGTTCAGAATGAACATGTGACCCTAGCGGAAGGATCAGAATTAATCCCAAGGATTTAATGGACCTTGTGAAATAGAGAAACTCTTTACACTGGGGCTGATGAAAGAAAGGTCTGTAACTGAGGGGTGCCGGCAGTTACATGCCACAGTACACTGTATGGGAAGAGTGTACTTGAACGAAGTCCATGCAGAAAAACAAGCTTGAGTGATGGAGACTGAGTCCTGGGGATACCACTTGAGTagctggatccagccatgcctgaagttAGATATATGCAtggacttttctttttgttttaaaacttaggCCAGTTTAGATTGGATTTCAGTCACTTGTAAAGGAGAGAGACCTGACTAAATACCAATCAAAGTTGGGAGGGCTCTTAAGAATCATTTAGTTTAATCCCTTCGTTTGgcagatggggaaaatgagaagagaaatatcTTGCCCAAAACACAGGAGAAGTAATGGCCATGTTGGACAAGAATCCAGGTCTCCTGAGTTATCCAGTCCACTTCTTTCCATGGTTTCCTGGCATCTCTTCTCTGTGCGGAAGACTTAATTCTCAATCATGTCTTTGCTACTCCTCTCTGATGAGGGGAAGCCAGTCCCACCCTGCACATCATCCTTCTGGCTCTGAGGCCTGAACTCACTCACCAGCAGTCGGGGAAGTTGAGGGTGATGCTTACCTGGGTGGTGGCCCCAAACTTGAGGTAGCCCGAGGCCCGGAACCTCATGTACAGGGTGGTGATCACCAACATCCCCCCATGTAGGATGAGTGGAAACTGGGCATGGTCCCATATCTTGTTTTCCAAAGGCAAAACCTGCGAATGGAGGGGCCATAATTACGCAGTGGTCTCCACTTATGTAGAGACCCCATTTACCCACTGTTTATCCTTCTAAATTAATTCATTTCAGCCATCATAAAGCTTGatagagaaaaaaaccaaaaaaaacaaaaaaatagggagttccctggttgtctagtggttaggattcgggctttcactgctgtggcccgggttcaatccctggtcggggaactgagatccagcAAGCTGCggagtgcagccaaaaaaaaaaaaaagagagagagagaaaaataccaaACTCCAGTACGTGGCACCACTAGTTTCAAGAAACTACGGAATTACAACAATATCAATTACTAAAAAGACATTAGGGGTCTTCTAGTCCAGCCACCCGTAGTTGAGTATCCTCTTCCACTCTCAGGAAAGGCTCTACTTCTGAGCAGCTCTGTGGCCAatgggtgatgatgatgattatgatgatgatgacggcTGTTACAGAAAATTACTGTTAAAATGTATAAGCTGGTATCTTTGCAGGACTTGTGCTTCTG
The Physeter macrocephalus isolate SW-GA chromosome 8, ASM283717v5, whole genome shotgun sequence genome window above contains:
- the LOC129392366 gene encoding proton-coupled amino acid transporter 2-like, whose translation is MGVTAVKHCYSECGLQTSSISSNSEQTPVLPLENKIWDHAQFPLILHGGMLVITTLYMRFRASGYLKFGATTQGHMFILNQSYATAESCLPGARSWCEDPERWYKSVKLLSLDDIYPINPPQFCVPSETIVHFAVSQILKLWTFVVDLGICAAMICLTSAPGLRCGTQDLHCGMRDL